A section of the Halopiger aswanensis genome encodes:
- a CDS encoding MnhB domain-containing protein codes for MSNADAVDDTYTESQVIMTAVKIIAPFTLTYGMFMIFHGADTPGGSFQGGTIVGVTVLMLAFAFGIEPTRQWLRNGVLVGLATGGVVIFAGIGLGMMALGGNFLEFERLYDVLHIKTKWGLEAIEVGGVSLIVSSVIITLFFAMAAGFQPQDRSGTGRGTLEPTDADAPTDARPADAEVSDDD; via the coding sequence ATGTCCAACGCAGATGCAGTCGACGATACCTACACCGAGAGTCAGGTGATTATGACCGCCGTCAAGATCATCGCCCCGTTCACGCTGACCTACGGGATGTTCATGATCTTCCACGGCGCCGACACCCCCGGCGGAAGCTTCCAGGGCGGCACCATCGTCGGCGTCACCGTGCTCATGCTCGCCTTCGCCTTCGGCATCGAACCGACCCGCCAGTGGCTCCGCAACGGCGTCCTCGTCGGCCTCGCCACCGGCGGCGTCGTCATCTTCGCCGGAATCGGCTTGGGGATGATGGCGCTGGGCGGGAACTTCCTCGAGTTCGAGCGCCTCTATGACGTCCTCCACATCAAGACGAAGTGGGGCCTCGAGGCCATCGAGGTCGGCGGCGTCTCGCTGATCGTCTCGAGCGTCATCATCACCCTGTTCTTCGCGATGGCGGCGGGATTCCAGCCGCAGGATCGCAGCGGAACGGGGAGGGGGACCCTCGAGCCGACCGACGCGGATGCTCCGACCGACGCGCGGCCCGCGGACGCGGAGGTGAGCGACGATGATTGA
- a CDS encoding proton-conducting transporter transmembrane domain-containing protein produces MVADIRPLAAVLVSAVAIVLIVASHRRPNLRESWSVLAALGKFGLVASMLPGVLNGTVYEWSLYEATGIQFLEGLDFALRADPLGIFFALLASFLWIFTSFYAAGYMRGLDEHAQTRFFAAFAASLSSAVGIAFAANLVTIFVFYELLSLVTYPLVAHNEDDEARIAGRKYITYTFFGGGVFLLAGTVMVYWLTSLVGDPTLAFEAGGMAALAEAAQAEPVYAQAAFFLLILGFGVKAALMPLHSWLADAMVAPTPVSGLLHAVAVVKSGAFGISRVILEVYGPGLIYDLPLDVPGIGEVGLNIPVAIVAAFTLTAASIIAMRKDHLKRRLAYSTTAQLSYIVLGLSLLHPYAIVGALFHIPAHAFAKLTLFFCAGAIHVETHTDYISEMAGIGKRMPLTLSAFTIGAAGMAGLPPIAGFVSKFYMLIGAGDVGGSYWLFAGALLLSAVLNIGYFWPVVYTAFFESEDRHDAKPFLEFPRGGLVESYGDDAEAVADGGESETDRSETADASRADETDAESEDADDYEYAVDRYPSDADVPGGAGEHVSSIDHHGDHDDHLTGGPPAGRWPRRSPFAESTWLMLAPIAIIATGAVVLGIVPDHAVFLDLAVRIVEGVFGMSFDELEAVPFDQLLTEVSN; encoded by the coding sequence ATGGTTGCTGACATTCGACCGCTCGCCGCCGTCCTCGTGTCGGCGGTCGCGATCGTCCTGATCGTCGCATCGCATCGCCGACCGAACCTCCGCGAGAGCTGGTCCGTCCTGGCCGCCCTCGGGAAGTTCGGTCTCGTCGCCAGCATGCTCCCCGGCGTGCTGAACGGCACCGTCTACGAGTGGAGCCTCTACGAGGCGACGGGGATTCAGTTCCTCGAGGGACTGGACTTCGCGCTGCGGGCGGATCCGCTGGGAATCTTCTTCGCCCTGCTGGCGAGTTTCCTCTGGATCTTCACGTCGTTCTACGCCGCCGGCTACATGCGCGGGCTCGACGAGCACGCCCAGACCCGGTTCTTCGCGGCCTTCGCGGCCAGCCTCTCGAGCGCCGTGGGGATCGCCTTCGCGGCGAATCTGGTGACGATCTTCGTCTTCTACGAGCTGCTGTCGCTGGTGACCTACCCGCTGGTCGCCCACAACGAGGACGACGAGGCCCGCATCGCCGGCCGGAAGTACATCACGTACACGTTCTTCGGCGGCGGGGTCTTCCTGCTGGCGGGCACCGTCATGGTCTACTGGCTGACGAGCCTGGTCGGCGACCCGACGCTGGCCTTCGAGGCCGGCGGGATGGCGGCGCTGGCCGAGGCGGCCCAGGCGGAACCGGTCTACGCGCAGGCCGCCTTCTTCCTGCTGATCCTCGGGTTCGGCGTCAAGGCCGCGCTGATGCCGCTGCACTCGTGGCTCGCGGACGCGATGGTCGCGCCGACGCCCGTCTCCGGACTGCTCCACGCGGTCGCGGTCGTCAAGTCCGGGGCTTTCGGTATCTCGAGAGTGATTCTCGAGGTCTACGGCCCCGGGCTGATCTACGATCTGCCGCTGGACGTGCCCGGCATCGGCGAAGTTGGCCTCAATATCCCGGTTGCGATCGTCGCCGCGTTCACGCTGACCGCGGCCAGCATCATCGCGATGCGCAAGGACCACCTCAAGCGCCGGCTCGCCTACTCGACGACGGCGCAGCTGTCGTACATCGTGCTCGGGCTGTCGCTGTTGCACCCCTACGCGATCGTCGGCGCCCTGTTCCACATCCCGGCCCACGCGTTCGCGAAGCTCACGCTGTTCTTCTGCGCCGGCGCCATCCACGTCGAGACCCACACCGACTACATCAGCGAGATGGCCGGCATCGGCAAGCGCATGCCGCTGACGCTGTCGGCGTTCACGATCGGCGCGGCCGGGATGGCCGGGCTGCCGCCGATCGCCGGCTTCGTCAGCAAGTTCTACATGCTCATCGGTGCCGGCGACGTCGGCGGCAGCTACTGGCTGTTCGCCGGTGCGCTCTTGCTCTCGGCGGTGCTCAACATCGGCTACTTCTGGCCGGTCGTCTACACCGCCTTCTTCGAGAGCGAGGACCGCCACGACGCCAAGCCGTTCCTCGAGTTCCCGCGGGGTGGCCTCGTCGAATCGTACGGTGACGACGCGGAAGCCGTCGCCGACGGCGGCGAGAGCGAGACCGACCGCTCGGAGACCGCCGACGCCTCGCGGGCCGACGAAACCGACGCCGAGTCCGAGGACGCGGACGACTACGAGTACGCCGTCGACCGATACCCGAGCGACGCCGACGTCCCCGGGGGCGCGGGTGAACACGTCAGCAGCATCGACCACCACGGCGACCACGACGACCACCTCACCGGCGGCCCGCCGGCCGGCCGGTGGCCGCGTCGCTCGCCGTTCGCGGAGAGCACGTGGCTCATGCTCGCGCCCATCGCCATCATCGCGACGGGTGCGGTCGTGCTCGGGATCGTTCCCGACCACGCGGTCTTCCTCGACCTCGCGGTGCGGATCGTCGAGGGCGTCTTCGGGATGTCCTTCGACGAACTGGAAGCCGTTCCCTTCGACCAACTCCTGACGGAGGTGAGTAACTGA
- a CDS encoding proton-conducting transporter transmembrane domain-containing protein yields the protein MSSELLVPLLIVAPIIAATLPVALGLWTDRTGWPVAALTTIGLFGAAAYIARDVYAGGRVTHELGGYPRQYGIQLVADEFSMLVVVLVTAVALGVLAYTRQGGPRGNTFYSAYLLLTGGLLGISLTGDVFNLFVFLEITSLATYALVASGDGPEAAVAALKYLILGTVAASMYLIGVAFVFMATGTLNMVELAAAIPEADPTLIRAGFAFMIVGFATKVAQWPLHTWQPSAYNRAPDGVTPLIAALVSTASAYAFGRLIVTVFEVDYLAAMPRAGSIVVTIGCVSVLAGTVLAVIQREVKRMLAYSSVSQFGLVLAAYGVVIAGQSETAFVGAAIHLVGHGLLKAGLFLGVALVATSYGARTVDEYAGLAKDRPFAAGSIAVLLLALVGVPPGVGFVGKWYIAVGAVQSELWPVAAVIFLSTMLTLAYAARLLEKMYFTPPAAADRPHAPETGVAATDGGTDDDSSGPAGAPGTVDPAAAFRTKGSPDAVSTGMLAVVVVAAIAAVALGFAGGTLADMLAPFLTEVFN from the coding sequence ATGAGTAGCGAACTCCTCGTGCCGCTGTTGATCGTCGCGCCGATCATCGCCGCGACGCTGCCGGTCGCGCTCGGCCTGTGGACCGATCGGACGGGCTGGCCCGTCGCCGCGCTCACCACGATCGGTCTATTCGGCGCCGCCGCGTACATCGCACGTGACGTCTACGCCGGTGGCCGCGTGACCCACGAACTCGGCGGCTACCCCCGCCAGTACGGCATCCAACTCGTCGCCGACGAGTTCTCGATGCTCGTCGTCGTACTCGTGACCGCCGTCGCCCTCGGCGTCCTCGCGTACACGCGCCAGGGCGGCCCGCGCGGGAACACGTTCTACAGCGCCTACCTGCTGCTGACCGGCGGGCTGCTCGGCATCTCGCTGACCGGCGACGTGTTCAACCTGTTCGTCTTCCTCGAGATCACGAGCCTGGCGACCTACGCCTTAGTCGCCAGCGGCGACGGCCCGGAAGCGGCGGTCGCCGCCCTCAAATACCTTATCTTGGGGACCGTCGCCGCCTCGATGTACCTGATCGGCGTCGCGTTCGTCTTCATGGCGACGGGGACGCTGAACATGGTCGAACTCGCTGCGGCGATTCCGGAGGCCGATCCGACGCTGATTCGGGCCGGCTTCGCGTTCATGATCGTCGGCTTCGCGACCAAGGTCGCCCAGTGGCCGCTGCACACGTGGCAGCCGAGCGCCTACAACCGGGCGCCCGACGGCGTCACGCCGCTGATCGCGGCGCTGGTCTCGACGGCCTCCGCCTACGCCTTCGGCCGGCTGATCGTCACCGTCTTCGAGGTCGACTACCTCGCCGCGATGCCGCGTGCGGGATCGATCGTCGTCACGATCGGCTGCGTCAGCGTCCTCGCGGGCACGGTGCTGGCCGTGATCCAGCGCGAGGTCAAGCGGATGCTCGCGTACTCGTCAGTTTCGCAGTTCGGTCTGGTGCTCGCCGCCTACGGGGTCGTCATCGCCGGCCAGTCCGAGACGGCCTTCGTCGGCGCCGCGATCCACCTCGTCGGCCACGGCCTGCTGAAGGCCGGACTCTTCCTCGGCGTCGCCCTCGTCGCGACGAGCTACGGGGCCCGCACCGTCGACGAGTACGCCGGCCTCGCGAAGGACCGCCCGTTCGCCGCCGGTTCGATCGCCGTGCTCCTGCTGGCGCTGGTCGGCGTCCCGCCGGGCGTCGGCTTCGTCGGCAAGTGGTACATCGCCGTCGGCGCCGTCCAGTCCGAACTGTGGCCCGTCGCCGCCGTGATCTTCCTCAGTACTATGCTCACCCTCGCCTACGCCGCACGCCTGCTCGAGAAGATGTACTTCACGCCGCCGGCGGCCGCCGACCGGCCCCACGCGCCCGAAACAGGCGTGGCCGCGACCGACGGCGGGACCGACGACGATTCGTCCGGACCTGCTGGCGCTCCCGGCACCGTCGACCCCGCCGCCGCGTTCCGAACCAAGGGGTCGCCCGACGCCGTCTCGACCGGCATGCTCGCGGTCGTCGTCGTCGCCGCGATCGCCGCCGTCGCGCTCGGTTTCGCCGGCGGGACGCTCGCCGATATGCTCGCCCCCTTCCTGACGGAGGTGTTTAACTGA
- a CDS encoding thiolase family protein: MAAPTTPDSDVVLVDGARTPHGTLLGSLADVEAVELGRTALDGLLERVDVDESAIDWVALGNAIQAGIGQVPGRQVVVESGLPNETRATTINEASGSGMSALSLAADRIAAGRADLAIAGGFESMSNAPWILPGYRKGRRYGDVELKDSMLYDSLWDVNLDVHMGEITEGLVDREGISREAQDEYALESHRWAAEAIDDGGFDAEIVPVETNGETVETDEGPRPDSTLEDLAELPTPFRENGTITPGNASKLSDGAGAVLLADADAADERGLEPLARLVDYTTAYRDPDRFNEAVGDVTEALLERNDLAVEDVDAYWINEAFAAQAVYVMDRVGIPRERLNPQGGAVAFGHPIGASGGMLAASLAYQLRDDPDVDRGVVGMSIGGGGAILGLLEAY; this comes from the coding sequence ATGGCCGCGCCCACAACTCCCGATAGCGACGTCGTCCTCGTCGACGGCGCGCGAACGCCCCACGGAACCCTGCTCGGTTCGCTCGCGGACGTCGAGGCGGTCGAACTCGGCCGCACGGCGCTCGACGGCCTCCTCGAGCGCGTCGACGTCGACGAATCCGCGATCGACTGGGTCGCCCTCGGCAACGCCATTCAGGCGGGTATCGGACAGGTTCCGGGTCGACAGGTCGTCGTCGAGTCCGGACTCCCGAACGAGACGCGCGCGACGACGATCAACGAGGCCTCGGGATCGGGGATGAGCGCCCTCTCGCTTGCGGCCGACCGGATCGCGGCCGGCCGCGCCGACCTGGCGATCGCGGGCGGGTTCGAATCGATGTCCAACGCGCCGTGGATCCTCCCCGGCTACCGAAAAGGCCGGCGGTACGGCGACGTCGAACTCAAGGACTCGATGCTCTACGACTCGCTGTGGGACGTCAACCTCGACGTCCACATGGGCGAGATCACCGAGGGGCTGGTCGACCGCGAGGGAATCTCCCGAGAAGCGCAGGACGAGTACGCCCTCGAGAGCCACCGGTGGGCCGCCGAGGCGATCGACGACGGGGGATTTGACGCCGAGATCGTCCCCGTTGAAACGAACGGCGAGACCGTCGAGACCGACGAGGGACCGCGACCCGACTCCACGCTCGAGGACCTCGCCGAGCTGCCGACCCCGTTTCGCGAGAACGGCACGATCACGCCCGGCAACGCCTCCAAACTCAGCGACGGCGCGGGCGCGGTGTTGCTGGCCGACGCCGACGCGGCCGACGAGCGCGGCCTCGAGCCGCTGGCGCGACTGGTCGACTATACGACCGCGTACCGGGACCCCGACCGGTTCAACGAGGCCGTCGGCGACGTTACCGAGGCGCTGCTCGAGCGCAACGACCTCGCGGTTGAGGACGTCGACGCCTACTGGATCAACGAGGCCTTCGCCGCGCAGGCGGTGTACGTGATGGACCGCGTCGGCATCCCGCGCGAGCGGCTGAACCCGCAGGGCGGGGCGGTCGCGTTCGGCCACCCGATCGGCGCCTCCGGCGGGATGCTCGCGGCGAGTCTGGCCTACCAGCTTCGGGACGATCCCGACGTCGACCGCGGCGTCGTCGGGATGAGCATCGGCGGCGGCGGCGCGATTCTGGGACTGCTCGAGGCGTACTGA
- a CDS encoding CbtB domain-containing protein: MARAETVSDRIDTARSDLSATEIAAGLAFAAAIAFTLVFLQEPLVHDAMHNFRHAAGIVCH; encoded by the coding sequence ATGGCACGGGCTGAAACCGTTTCCGATCGCATCGACACCGCACGGAGTGACCTCTCGGCGACGGAGATCGCCGCCGGACTCGCGTTCGCCGCCGCGATCGCGTTTACGCTGGTCTTCCTGCAGGAACCGCTCGTCCACGACGCGATGCACAACTTCCGGCACGCGGCCGGCATCGTCTGCCACTGA
- a CDS encoding DUF4040 domain-containing protein, which yields MSALAYALAVFILVTAVATALFRDVLSVIIVFGAYSLGMAILYTFLLAPDVAMTEAAIGAGVTTLLLLLTIARTTRPSTDRLVERINVPAVVVVGAFVLVVCTTVLPEMYEVGDPRAPVWSNPDVTQHYIENTYKDTDVHNAVSAVLAAYRGFDTFGEAVVVFAAGISTLLVLKREVFA from the coding sequence ATGAGCGCACTCGCCTACGCCCTGGCAGTCTTCATCCTCGTGACCGCGGTCGCGACGGCGCTGTTCCGGGACGTGCTGTCGGTCATCATCGTCTTCGGCGCCTACAGCCTCGGGATGGCCATCCTCTACACGTTCCTGCTGGCGCCCGACGTGGCGATGACCGAAGCCGCGATCGGCGCCGGCGTGACGACGCTCCTGCTGCTGTTGACTATCGCGCGGACGACTCGCCCGTCGACCGACCGGCTGGTAGAGCGGATCAACGTGCCGGCGGTCGTCGTAGTGGGCGCGTTCGTGCTCGTGGTCTGTACGACGGTGCTGCCGGAGATGTACGAGGTCGGCGATCCACGGGCACCCGTCTGGTCGAACCCGGACGTGACCCAGCACTACATCGAGAATACCTACAAGGATACCGACGTCCACAACGCCGTCTCCGCCGTGCTGGCCGCCTACCGTGGGTTCGACACCTTCGGTGAAGCGGTCGTCGTCTTCGCCGCCGGCATCTCCACCCTACTGGTCCTGAAACGCGAGGTGTTTGCCTAA
- a CDS encoding cation:proton antiporter subunit C, with protein MIDALTAAIASKYAYILLFVLLGIGLYMVIANENLVKKLIGVSLFQSAIFLFFIGMAYVDGGAAPIVPADGRVASPLPQVIVLTAIVVGIALTAVGLALVIRIYSEYGTLREDTLREVRIDE; from the coding sequence ATGATTGACGCGCTGACCGCCGCAATCGCGTCCAAGTACGCGTACATCCTGCTGTTCGTGCTGCTCGGCATCGGGCTCTACATGGTCATCGCCAACGAGAACCTCGTGAAGAAGCTGATCGGCGTGAGCCTCTTCCAGTCGGCCATCTTCCTGTTTTTCATCGGGATGGCCTACGTCGACGGCGGCGCTGCGCCGATCGTCCCCGCCGACGGGCGGGTCGCGAGCCCGCTGCCGCAGGTCATCGTCCTGACCGCCATCGTCGTCGGGATCGCCCTGACGGCGGTCGGACTGGCGCTTGTCATCCGTATCTACTCGGAGTACGGGACGCTCCGCGAGGACACCCTTCGGGAGGTGCGTATCGATGAGTAG
- a CDS encoding (2Fe-2S) ferredoxin domain-containing protein: protein MRDRTAQQRERLEAHVFVCTNDRESEHTCCADVGADETLDAVIDWLRERDAFWTAVSVTTTGCLGLCSEGGAAIAIQPRNEWYSDVRPDDVAALLEDAFGPDAEQIGGGDGKRR, encoded by the coding sequence ATGCGGGATCGAACCGCTCAGCAGCGCGAGCGCCTCGAGGCGCACGTCTTCGTCTGTACGAACGACCGGGAGTCCGAACACACCTGTTGCGCCGACGTCGGCGCCGACGAGACGCTCGATGCCGTCATCGACTGGCTGCGCGAGCGGGACGCCTTCTGGACCGCGGTCTCGGTGACGACGACCGGCTGTCTCGGCCTCTGCAGCGAGGGTGGGGCGGCGATCGCGATCCAGCCGCGCAACGAGTGGTACTCCGACGTCCGGCCCGACGACGTGGCGGCGCTGCTCGAGGACGCCTTCGGACCCGACGCCGAACAGATCGGCGGTGGAGACGGGAAACGCCGGTAA
- a CDS encoding monovalent cation/H+ antiporter subunit E has product MAAERVLVPLSDTVTVRQTVGYAVRSGLESADASAGTDADVDAPELEIHLVVALPYDADSPESQQQRDDAEQLLSRGTNWVEEDAPATAVTVETTVLGTDELLFGPRDYADTFGRYVDDHDIDRIVLDPEYSPGATTPMLQPLERELERKGLPFDEAPVERPARHQRLVSGGETVDRLFATFAISFGFYLVLGDPFYWFDLVTGAAVAGIVSIVLARVTFTFPLDRVQSPLRVVRFVIYIPYLLWEILKANIAVSAVILRPSMPIEPTLTRVNARVRSGLPLAALANSITLTPGTLTVRATDRQLLVHTLIPAAREDLFDGGLEKAIRFVFYGRDSAAIASPRERDDAEIVGGDEL; this is encoded by the coding sequence GTGGCGGCTGAACGAGTCCTCGTACCGCTGTCGGACACGGTGACCGTCCGGCAGACGGTCGGCTACGCGGTCCGGTCCGGGCTCGAGTCGGCCGACGCGTCCGCCGGTACTGACGCCGACGTCGACGCGCCCGAACTCGAGATCCATCTGGTCGTCGCCCTGCCCTACGACGCGGATTCGCCCGAGAGCCAGCAACAGCGCGACGACGCCGAGCAGTTACTCTCGCGTGGGACCAACTGGGTCGAGGAGGACGCCCCCGCCACGGCGGTGACGGTCGAAACCACGGTTCTCGGGACCGACGAACTGCTCTTCGGCCCCCGAGACTACGCCGACACCTTCGGTCGGTACGTCGACGACCACGACATCGATCGGATCGTCCTCGATCCCGAGTACAGTCCGGGCGCGACGACGCCGATGCTCCAGCCCCTCGAACGCGAACTCGAGCGCAAGGGGCTCCCGTTCGACGAGGCGCCGGTCGAGCGTCCGGCCCGTCACCAACGGCTCGTCAGCGGCGGCGAGACCGTCGACCGGCTGTTCGCGACGTTTGCGATCTCCTTTGGCTTCTACCTCGTGCTGGGCGATCCGTTCTACTGGTTCGATCTCGTCACCGGGGCCGCCGTCGCCGGCATCGTCTCGATCGTCCTCGCGCGGGTGACGTTCACGTTCCCGCTCGATCGCGTGCAGTCGCCGCTGCGGGTCGTCCGCTTCGTTATCTACATCCCCTACCTGCTCTGGGAGATCCTCAAGGCCAACATCGCGGTTTCGGCGGTCATCCTGCGACCGTCGATGCCGATCGAACCCACGCTGACGCGGGTCAACGCCCGCGTCCGCAGCGGGCTGCCGCTGGCCGCGCTCGCGAACAGCATCACGCTCACGCCCGGCACGCTGACCGTGCGGGCTACCGACCGGCAGCTGCTGGTCCACACGCTGATCCCCGCGGCCCGCGAGGATCTGTTCGACGGCGGCCTCGAGAAGGCGATCCGGTTCGTCTTCTACGGCCGCGACTCGGCCGCCATCGCCTCGCCGCGCGAACGGGACGACGCCGAAATCGTGGGAGGTGACGAGCTGTGA
- a CDS encoding cation:proton antiporter: MTLESLGLASGVGLEELFLAAATAFVVLAIAMFYRAVAGPTTQDRLLAVNVLGTNTVVILALLAAALDQAWFLDVALIYALLNFLMSIAISKFTVERGGVL; this comes from the coding sequence GTGACCCTCGAGTCGCTCGGCCTCGCATCCGGCGTCGGCCTCGAGGAACTGTTCCTCGCTGCAGCCACGGCCTTCGTCGTGCTCGCCATCGCGATGTTCTACCGCGCGGTCGCGGGGCCGACGACCCAGGATCGGCTGCTCGCGGTGAACGTGCTCGGAACGAACACGGTCGTCATCCTCGCCTTGCTGGCGGCCGCGCTCGATCAGGCGTGGTTCCTCGACGTGGCGCTGATCTACGCCCTGCTGAACTTCCTGATGTCGATCGCCATCTCGAAGTTCACCGTCGAGCGAGGTGGTGTGCTGTGA
- a CDS encoding CbtA family protein: MLYDYLKRGVAAGVVAGLAYGLFVALVANPLSQYVETVGHEHAHEHGHAHDHSHAVSELTTTVVSIGSGVLWAIFLGGVFAIALYFLEPALPGRDTVKAYVLAGAGFLTVSATPWLVLPPAVPGAEHLYGVQTRQALYVALVVVGAIVAAVSILAYKRTAPRHPLAGVVAGAVPLLAVGITLPLLTPTTVSHPGLSADLVAAYQGVVVLSQGALWALLAGTFGWLHGRDSAATTDVTAGMPRESATRDDRVANP, from the coding sequence ATGCTGTACGACTACCTCAAGCGAGGCGTCGCCGCGGGCGTCGTCGCCGGCCTCGCGTACGGACTGTTCGTCGCGCTCGTCGCGAATCCGCTGAGTCAGTACGTCGAGACCGTCGGGCACGAACACGCACACGAGCACGGCCACGCCCACGATCACTCCCACGCCGTCTCGGAGCTCACGACGACCGTCGTCAGTATCGGCAGCGGCGTCCTCTGGGCGATCTTCCTCGGCGGCGTCTTCGCGATCGCGCTGTACTTCCTCGAGCCGGCGCTTCCCGGCCGCGATACCGTGAAGGCGTACGTCCTCGCCGGGGCGGGTTTTCTGACCGTCTCGGCGACGCCGTGGCTCGTGTTGCCGCCCGCTGTACCGGGCGCAGAGCACCTGTACGGCGTGCAGACGCGACAGGCGCTCTACGTCGCGCTCGTCGTCGTCGGTGCGATCGTCGCCGCTGTATCGATCCTCGCGTACAAACGGACGGCGCCGCGACACCCGCTGGCCGGCGTCGTCGCCGGTGCGGTACCGCTCCTCGCCGTCGGCATCACGCTGCCGCTGCTCACACCGACGACCGTTTCCCACCCCGGGCTCTCCGCCGATCTCGTCGCGGCCTATCAGGGCGTCGTCGTTCTGAGTCAGGGCGCGCTCTGGGCGCTGCTCGCGGGTACGTTCGGCTGGCTTCACGGCCGTGACTCGGCGGCGACCACCGACGTGACTGCTGGAATGCCTCGAGAGTCCGCGACTCGAGACGACCGCGTCGCGAACCCGTAA
- the mnhG gene encoding monovalent cation/H(+) antiporter subunit G, with translation MIETLRFWAIVVLLGLGVFFTLVSTIGVLRLPDIYSRAHTASQTDTLGAGFALAAVALAFGWQHAAVYTVLLLFFIFITNPTAAHAIARSAAESGVEPLLAEEGDADGSDTEPTAATDGGDADGGETR, from the coding sequence GTGATCGAGACCCTTCGGTTCTGGGCGATCGTCGTCCTGCTCGGGCTCGGCGTGTTCTTCACGTTGGTCTCGACGATCGGCGTGCTCCGCCTGCCCGATATCTACTCGCGGGCCCACACCGCCTCCCAGACGGACACGCTCGGGGCGGGCTTCGCGCTCGCGGCCGTCGCGCTCGCGTTCGGCTGGCAGCACGCGGCGGTCTACACCGTCCTGCTGCTGTTTTTCATCTTCATCACGAACCCGACGGCCGCCCACGCGATCGCCCGCTCGGCCGCGGAGTCGGGCGTCGAGCCGCTGCTGGCCGAGGAGGGCGACGCCGACGGGTCCGACACCGAACCGACCGCCGCGACGGACGGCGGCGACGCCGACGGAGGTGAGACTCGATGA